One Streptomyces sp. RerS4 DNA segment encodes these proteins:
- a CDS encoding RNA polymerase sigma-70 factor: protein MDADEHAGADPATEAFVAHRNLLFTVAYEMLGSAADAEDVLQETWLRWVKVDLAQVNDQRAYLVRITTRQSLNRLRTMKRRKEAYVGPWLPEPLLTTPDVAEDVELAESVSMAMMLVLETLSPTERAVFVLREAFDVGYEDIAAAVDKTPAACRQIALRARRHVDARRPRQVVPPSVTSAALESFRRAIETGDPQGLLDVLAPEVVYMGDGGGIKQAALRPIVGADKVTRFMIGGIGKRRQQIALAPTVINGGPALLVYLDGEVDGILAVRVEDAKEAEDTRLEATRLGDTRPADARITGLYYVRNPEKLGRVASQTSLTLR from the coding sequence GTGGATGCGGACGAGCACGCCGGCGCTGACCCGGCGACCGAGGCGTTCGTCGCCCATCGCAACCTCCTCTTCACCGTCGCCTACGAGATGCTCGGATCGGCGGCCGACGCCGAGGACGTCCTCCAGGAGACCTGGCTGCGCTGGGTCAAGGTCGACCTGGCGCAGGTGAACGACCAACGCGCCTACCTGGTGCGGATCACCACCCGGCAGTCGCTCAACCGGCTGCGGACGATGAAGCGCCGCAAGGAGGCGTACGTCGGCCCCTGGCTGCCCGAGCCGTTGCTCACCACGCCGGACGTGGCCGAGGACGTCGAGCTCGCCGAGAGCGTGTCGATGGCGATGATGCTGGTCCTGGAGACGCTGTCGCCGACCGAGCGCGCCGTCTTCGTGCTGCGCGAGGCGTTCGACGTCGGCTACGAGGACATCGCGGCCGCCGTCGACAAGACCCCGGCGGCCTGTCGGCAGATCGCGCTGCGCGCCCGCAGGCACGTCGATGCCCGCCGCCCCCGTCAGGTCGTCCCGCCGAGCGTGACCTCGGCGGCGCTGGAGTCGTTCCGGCGCGCGATCGAGACGGGGGATCCGCAAGGTCTCCTGGACGTCCTCGCCCCTGAGGTCGTCTACATGGGCGACGGCGGCGGCATCAAGCAGGCCGCGCTGCGGCCGATCGTCGGCGCCGACAAGGTGACGCGCTTCATGATCGGCGGCATCGGCAAGCGCCGGCAGCAGATCGCCCTCGCCCCGACGGTGATCAACGGCGGCCCGGCGCTCCTGGTGTACCTGGACGGGGAGGTCGACGGGATCTTGGCCGTCCGCGTGGAGGACGCGAAGGAAGCGGAGGACACCCGCCTGGAGGCCACCCGGCTCGGGGACACCCGGCCGGCGGATGCCCGCATCACCGGCCTGTACTACGTCCGCAACCCCGAGAAGCTGGGCCGCGTCGCGTCGCAGACCTCCCTGACCCTGCGCTGA